In one window of Paracholeplasma morum DNA:
- a CDS encoding Fur family transcriptional regulator translates to MDSRESYFNKLRKNNLRITNSRRAMIDVLENNHLTFKEIQNALAKKGFTNISTIYNNLDFLIEQKIVVELYINDTKYYDLAIDNPMHNADSHVHVVVKDTNKITEINNTDIFDYIKQIPELKDLHLDYIRITIGARKKKTY, encoded by the coding sequence ATGGACTCACGCGAGAGCTATTTTAATAAATTACGTAAAAATAATTTACGCATTACCAATAGCCGAAGAGCAATGATTGATGTGTTAGAAAATAACCATCTAACATTTAAAGAAATTCAAAATGCCTTGGCTAAAAAGGGATTTACAAATATTTCTACAATCTACAACAACCTTGATTTTTTAATTGAACAAAAAATAGTAGTTGAGTTATACATTAACGACACAAAGTATTATGACCTAGCTATTGATAATCCTATGCACAATGCAGACAGCCATGTTCACGTTGTTGTAAAAGATACCAATAAGATTACTGAGATTAACAACACTGATATATTTGATTATATCAAGCAAATTCCCGAACTGAAAGATTTACATTTAGACTACATTCGCATTACTATTGGTGCAAGAAAAAAGAAAACATACTAA
- a CDS encoding DUF2804 domain-containing protein: MEQEVRLTKGMLLDENGELIEKGYNEDLIRTYDKKDVNVKGLRLKEWDYYYIGNNKHGVALTVADNSYMWLASVTVLDFEKKTYHTFSKMGIPFKKLNLPNSSKMGDLVFTRKGFSFKFLHENGHRRLLVDVNKFQGSKFSLDVVLKENPNTSIVIATPFDKPKHFYYNHKINLMTVEGSFRIGTSIYPLDNAYGTLDWGRGVWTYKNTWYWSSASGTQNGKPIGFNLGYGFGDTKNASENMFYYDSINYKFQDIEFVIPKDSGKDKFMMPWVLKSKTEDIYLDFSPVVDRNSNSNVLVIKSIQHQVFGYFNGYFILPSGTKVEVNNLFGFAEKVVNNW, translated from the coding sequence ATGGAACAAGAGGTTAGATTGACCAAAGGCATGTTACTTGATGAAAATGGTGAACTGATTGAAAAAGGCTATAATGAAGACCTAATCCGTACCTATGATAAAAAGGATGTAAATGTCAAGGGTCTAAGACTTAAGGAATGGGACTATTACTACATCGGCAACAACAAACATGGGGTTGCATTAACGGTTGCGGATAACAGTTATATGTGGCTTGCTTCTGTAACCGTACTCGATTTTGAGAAAAAGACCTACCATACATTTTCTAAAATGGGCATACCATTTAAGAAACTCAACTTACCAAACAGTTCTAAAATGGGGGATTTGGTTTTTACTAGAAAAGGCTTCTCATTTAAGTTTTTACATGAAAACGGGCATCGTAGGTTATTAGTCGACGTGAACAAGTTTCAAGGATCTAAGTTTAGTCTAGATGTCGTACTAAAAGAAAACCCGAACACATCCATTGTGATTGCTACGCCATTCGATAAACCAAAACATTTCTACTATAATCATAAGATTAACCTAATGACAGTAGAAGGTTCATTTAGAATCGGAACATCCATATACCCATTAGACAATGCTTATGGGACATTGGACTGGGGAAGAGGGGTATGGACCTATAAGAATACTTGGTATTGGTCAAGTGCTTCGGGTACACAAAATGGCAAACCAATTGGCTTTAACTTAGGCTATGGCTTTGGCGATACAAAAAACGCATCTGAAAACATGTTTTACTATGATTCGATAAACTATAAATTCCAAGATATCGAGTTTGTTATTCCGAAGGATTCAGGCAAAGACAAATTTATGATGCCATGGGTTCTTAAGTCAAAAACAGAAGATATATATTTGGACTTCTCACCTGTAGTGGATAGGAACTCAAACTCGAATGTATTGGTTATCAAGTCGATTCAACACCAGGTATTTGGGTATTTTAATGGATATTTTATATTACCTAGTGGGACAAAAGTAGAAGTGAATAATTTATTTGGATTTGCTGAAAAAGTTGTTAATAACTGGTAA